In uncultured Methanobacterium sp., a genomic segment contains:
- a CDS encoding peptidoglycan-binding domain-containing protein, with product MIVMCALFVAIPAVGAAESTDSGSTIMTNASTDQNLTLGMTGDNVTQVQKWLKNQGFYTGAIDGEFGNYTEQAVKDFQGYVGIKQDGIVGNISLHYMKALSTGKLKIGDKSDYSHSTNSETNYNSNKTVYNGNKSHSSSSNSLSRSSSGSSSSSSSSVSSSSGSSSSSSSSVSSSSSYSTGYTSGTDGWSSGKGTGDCWENSNILYNQLISEGYTARIIQYSNSYSANHRSVEIWDGSSWVDYDYKGNGYSNRYYATSHDDSSVTVIASNA from the coding sequence ATGATTGTTATGTGTGCACTTTTTGTAGCCATCCCTGCTGTGGGAGCTGCAGAAAGTACAGATAGTGGAAGTACCATCATGACTAATGCCAGCACAGATCAAAATTTGACATTAGGAATGACTGGAGATAACGTTACTCAAGTACAGAAATGGCTTAAGAACCAGGGATTCTACACTGGTGCCATTGATGGTGAGTTTGGTAACTACACTGAACAAGCTGTTAAAGATTTCCAGGGATATGTTGGGATAAAACAAGACGGTATTGTTGGAAATATTTCCCTTCACTACATGAAAGCTTTATCCACTGGAAAACTCAAAATTGGAGATAAAAGTGATTATTCCCATTCAACAAACAGTGAAACTAACTACAACTCAAATAAAACTGTGTATAATGGAAACAAATCACATTCAAGTAGTTCAAATAGCTTGAGTAGATCTAGTTCAGGTAGTTCCAGTAGCTCAAGTAGCTCAGTTAGTTCCAGTTCAGGTAGTTCCAGTAGCTCAAGTAGCTCAGTTAGTTCCAGTAGTTCTTACTCCACTGGTTACACATCAGGTACCGATGGATGGAGCAGTGGAAAAGGAACCGGTGATTGTTGGGAAAACAGTAACATCCTGTACAATCAATTAATATCTGAAGGTTACACTGCAAGAATAATCCAGTACTCAAACAGTTATTCTGCTAACCACCGTTCTGTTGAGATATGGGATGGTAGTAGCTGGGTTGATTATGACTATAAAGGTAATGGTTATTCAAACCGTTATTATGCCACCAGTCATGATGATTCTTCGGTAACCGTTATAGCAAGTAATGCTTAA
- a CDS encoding ATP-binding protein yields MSSPASLEETLLYKKLKELAQEEGLNRNEEVNRLKALTLVNEVCSDAMVKMKTVIKLFDEYTLHDEVHLVNVTHIMGILLEESDSIDNLNYIEITILILSAYLHDIGMASPRDKLEEIKGSDEFKLFREKRKAELMGLKEFEELLNSVTDEDEKKSIIMAIASIEQSFLTDFIRGFHGDIGAEYIVNKWESEEIWKLEGHNIAKIVSLVCKSHSIRAEQLVLEYKEDYPFDKIVGDIPVNLLYCSLILRLADILDFDRERTPDVLFENISPHNEISVKEWNKHKSVVGWKISDEILFECECTHPVYEKTLRKFLDYIDSELKSCLLIIKDFPQRDGIAERYKLEVPPIVTRSRISAKDNSYSYFDLEFSLSHDEIMKLLMDMDLWGGTSLCVRELIQNAYDAIRHRKAKEEAKGNQWNNGKITLIQRLNNEGKLELVCKDNGIGMDEHILENYFFKVGRSYYCSPEFEQERGGLRGKNVDFDPISQFGIGVLSTFMIGESLKIRTERYLGSYERGKPLEVEVSGFSRMVVIKELVSEPNPGTEITATGKKLSKEEITNDYLDPLQLLGAAQYYAIALDIPINVIIEHPFNPCNLVIEPRNRPLRLKTEFEKVIPPDYVHTIEKDVSSLSNEYEGTIRMSFLKNGNGRLCMENEWGKWDKKSVGNGVSIGITCLSDSNRKIDHSPLSCIDVIAQDGIVICGDRNYNLHFWGSTYNGIQLQFPGSCFVNITGSKKLPLKPNREPNRGIFRDSSKEHAKWSTFRSELKSLSRTILADISMDEELRPDPEDFWKIVGLYELLPYELSKRQAYEHVPFPYIKDNSLNWMTLNEMQSFGLEYVSLSQYPPIPHENTAYIPFNNNRFYPKLLHLGYDLWDPKTFKESLISIIRASTILRLENNEVLYEINPLATSFEKLNETNEFHLQHYGKEIESYLYLFFNSTKGINFSHPAVQFVLNNRGDKFYKDFISGMEILFKNLIDDDYLFYGKQQGYTQNRVKSIMRFWNKFNWDLLPENVKPPYKTLNPATNKEIYISPQYLEQILEEMGDDYKPHKRELVNLD; encoded by the coding sequence ATGAGTTCACCTGCATCTCTTGAAGAAACACTACTTTATAAAAAGCTAAAGGAACTAGCTCAAGAAGAAGGATTAAATCGAAATGAAGAAGTTAACCGCCTGAAAGCTCTAACTTTGGTTAATGAGGTCTGTTCTGATGCTATGGTCAAGATGAAGACCGTAATTAAACTTTTTGATGAATATACGCTTCATGATGAAGTTCATTTAGTTAATGTAACTCATATAATGGGTATTTTATTAGAAGAATCAGATTCAATTGATAATTTAAACTATATCGAAATTACGATTTTAATTTTATCAGCTTACTTACATGATATTGGTATGGCTTCACCAAGAGATAAATTGGAAGAAATAAAAGGATCAGATGAGTTCAAATTGTTTAGGGAAAAACGAAAAGCAGAATTAATGGGATTAAAAGAATTTGAAGAGCTTTTAAATTCAGTAACAGATGAAGACGAAAAAAAATCAATAATAATGGCTATAGCAAGCATAGAACAAAGCTTTTTAACAGATTTTATTAGAGGATTCCATGGAGACATAGGTGCAGAATATATAGTTAATAAATGGGAAAGTGAGGAAATTTGGAAATTAGAAGGTCATAATATAGCAAAAATTGTATCATTAGTCTGTAAATCACATTCTATACGTGCTGAACAATTAGTATTGGAATATAAAGAGGATTACCCTTTTGATAAAATAGTTGGTGATATACCAGTTAACCTACTTTATTGTTCATTAATATTAAGACTTGCAGACATACTTGATTTTGATAGAGAAAGGACTCCTGACGTACTTTTCGAAAATATATCTCCACATAATGAAATAAGTGTCAAAGAATGGAATAAACATAAATCTGTAGTGGGATGGAAAATATCTGATGAAATATTATTTGAATGTGAATGTACGCATCCAGTTTATGAAAAAACTCTTCGTAAGTTTTTAGATTACATAGATTCTGAATTAAAATCTTGTCTTTTAATAATTAAAGATTTTCCACAAAGGGATGGAATTGCAGAACGTTATAAATTAGAAGTACCCCCAATTGTTACTCGTTCACGGATTTCTGCTAAAGATAATTCTTATTCCTATTTCGATTTGGAATTTTCACTTTCACATGATGAGATTATGAAATTACTAATGGATATGGATTTATGGGGCGGAACATCCCTATGTGTTAGGGAATTAATTCAAAATGCTTATGATGCAATAAGACATCGAAAAGCTAAAGAAGAAGCAAAAGGCAATCAATGGAATAATGGGAAAATAACACTTATACAAAGGTTAAATAATGAGGGTAAGTTGGAATTAGTATGTAAAGATAATGGTATAGGTATGGATGAACATATTCTAGAAAACTATTTCTTTAAAGTTGGTAGAAGTTATTATTGTTCGCCTGAATTTGAACAAGAGCGTGGAGGATTAAGAGGAAAGAATGTAGATTTTGACCCGATTAGTCAATTTGGAATTGGCGTTTTATCAACTTTTATGATCGGTGAATCTTTAAAAATTCGAACGGAAAGATATTTAGGATCATATGAAAGGGGTAAACCTTTAGAAGTTGAAGTTAGTGGATTTTCAAGAATGGTTGTAATAAAGGAGTTAGTTAGTGAACCAAACCCTGGAACAGAGATTACAGCAACAGGAAAAAAATTAAGCAAAGAAGAAATTACTAATGATTATTTAGACCCTTTACAACTTTTAGGTGCTGCTCAATATTATGCTATTGCTCTTGATATACCTATAAATGTTATAATAGAACATCCATTCAATCCTTGTAATTTAGTTATTGAACCTCGAAACCGTCCATTAAGATTAAAAACGGAATTTGAAAAAGTGATACCTCCAGATTATGTTCATACTATTGAAAAAGATGTATCTTCGCTTTCTAATGAATATGAAGGAACTATTAGAATGTCTTTTCTAAAAAATGGTAATGGAAGACTTTGTATGGAAAATGAATGGGGTAAATGGGATAAAAAGTCTGTAGGTAATGGTGTAAGCATTGGGATAACATGCTTGTCTGATAGTAATAGAAAAATTGATCACAGTCCTTTAAGTTGTATAGATGTAATAGCTCAAGATGGAATTGTTATTTGTGGGGATAGAAATTATAATTTGCATTTTTGGGGCTCTACTTATAATGGTATTCAACTTCAGTTCCCCGGCAGTTGTTTTGTTAATATTACAGGATCTAAAAAGCTTCCTTTAAAACCTAATCGGGAACCCAATAGGGGTATATTCCGCGATTCGAGCAAAGAACATGCAAAATGGAGCACATTTAGATCGGAACTTAAAAGCCTAAGTAGAACAATACTTGCAGATATATCAATGGATGAAGAACTCCGTCCTGATCCGGAAGATTTTTGGAAAATAGTTGGATTATATGAACTTTTGCCGTATGAATTATCTAAGCGTCAAGCTTATGAACATGTTCCTTTTCCGTATATAAAAGATAATAGTCTAAATTGGATGACTTTAAATGAAATGCAGTCATTTGGATTGGAATATGTCTCATTAAGTCAATACCCACCAATACCTCATGAAAATACAGCTTACATCCCTTTTAATAATAACAGGTTTTATCCTAAATTATTACATTTAGGATATGACCTATGGGATCCTAAAACTTTTAAAGAGTCACTTATATCAATTATAAGGGCTTCGACAATATTAAGACTAGAAAATAATGAAGTATTATATGAAATTAATCCATTAGCGACTTCTTTTGAAAAACTAAATGAAACAAATGAATTCCATCTTCAACATTATGGAAAAGAAATTGAAAGTTATTTATACTTGTTTTTCAACTCAACAAAAGGAATAAACTTTTCACATCCTGCTGTACAATTTGTTTTAAATAATCGAGGTGATAAGTTTTATAAAGATTTTATTTCAGGAATGGAAATTCTCTTTAAAAATTTAATTGATGATGATTATTTATTTTATGGAAAACAACAAGGATACACTCAAAATCGAGTTAAATCAATCATGAGGTTCTGGAATAAATTTAATTGGGATTTACTACCTGAAAATGTAAAACCACCTTATAAAACTTTGAACCCTGCTACAAATAAAGAAATATACATTTCTCCTCAATATTTGGAACAAATTTTGGAAGAGATGGGGGATGATTATAAACCACATAAAAGAGAATTAGTTAATCTTGATTAA
- a CDS encoding AbrB/MazE/SpoVT family DNA-binding domain-containing protein: protein MGSYLDNHLFGKVKVGERGQIVIPKEARDKFNIKPGDNLVVFGKEKNEKLVLLKEELMREYALKILDDLEIE from the coding sequence ATGGGAAGTTATCTGGACAATCATCTGTTTGGAAAAGTTAAAGTTGGAGAACGTGGTCAAATTGTTATTCCCAAAGAAGCCAGGGATAAATTTAACATAAAACCAGGAGATAACCTGGTGGTCTTTGGTAAAGAAAAAAATGAAAAACTGGTGCTTTTAAAAGAGGAGTTAATGAGGGAATACGCCCTTAAAATACTGGATGACCTTGAAATTGAATAA
- a CDS encoding MBL fold metallo-hydrolase: MKVTDGVYALDSTKGNYAYLIQGEETILIDTGRPGQGKGILKDLKDLDIKPERIKYILLTHHDVDHIGGLAFLQKITGAEVHASAEDIPYIYGEKKRPGIKRLVSIIMRTGKPENIIPFSPEETIGGLEVIPTPGHTPGHVCFLYNDVLFAGDLIRTSHGKVSPMNSLMVWNEELSRKSIDKINHYQFKWVCPAHGQPIKVNGKIELE; encoded by the coding sequence ATGAAAGTAACTGATGGCGTATATGCTTTAGATTCAACTAAAGGAAATTATGCATATTTAATACAGGGTGAAGAAACTATTTTAATAGATACTGGACGTCCTGGTCAGGGTAAAGGTATTTTAAAAGATTTAAAAGATCTGGATATAAAACCGGAGCGTATAAAATATATTCTCCTGACTCATCACGATGTGGATCATATAGGTGGCCTGGCTTTTCTCCAGAAAATTACCGGGGCAGAAGTACATGCATCAGCTGAGGATATACCATACATTTATGGTGAAAAAAAGAGGCCAGGAATAAAAAGATTGGTATCTATCATTATGCGTACTGGAAAACCGGAAAATATCATTCCATTCTCACCAGAAGAGACCATTGGAGGGTTGGAAGTTATACCTACACCCGGACATACTCCGGGTCATGTATGTTTCCTGTATAATGATGTGTTATTTGCAGGGGACTTAATTCGAACATCCCATGGTAAAGTAAGTCCAATGAATTCATTGATGGTTTGGAATGAGGAATTATCCAGAAAATCAATTGATAAAATCAACCATTACCAGTTCAAATGGGTATGCCCGGCCCATGGTCAACCTATAAAGGTAAATGGGAAAATTGAACTAGAATAG
- a CDS encoding flavodoxin family protein, which yields MKTAIVYKSVHHQNTKKVAEVISNCLEGDMFDLNDFHPQKIQEYDLIGFGSGIYYNKPHKSMRNILKGLDKVTGKDAFTFITSGDGRPNNWLSKQLTEKGFNILASFNCKGFDTVGPFKLIGGLNKGHPNEDDLLRAEAFAKQVKESKL from the coding sequence ATGAAAACCGCCATAGTTTATAAGTCAGTGCATCACCAGAACACCAAAAAAGTTGCAGAAGTCATATCAAATTGTCTAGAGGGGGATATGTTTGATTTAAATGATTTCCATCCACAAAAAATCCAGGAATATGATTTGATCGGGTTTGGTTCGGGAATTTATTATAACAAACCTCATAAAAGCATGAGAAATATTTTAAAAGGTTTAGATAAAGTTACAGGCAAGGATGCTTTTACTTTTATAACCAGTGGCGATGGAAGACCCAACAACTGGTTGTCTAAACAATTAACAGAAAAAGGATTTAACATTCTTGCTAGTTTTAACTGTAAGGGCTTTGATACTGTTGGCCCGTTTAAATTAATCGGAGGATTGAACAAGGGTCATCCCAACGAAGATGATCTGCTCCGGGCAGAGGCATTTGCCAAGCAGGTGAAAGAATCCAAATTATAA
- a CDS encoding sulfite exporter TauE/SafE family protein, giving the protein MIDLSQIFIPIFGFLIGLLVSTLGGGGGGLYVPVLTLVFGIPTQVAVATSLASVLPTTTVGAFSHYREGNVNLRIGIILGAGGVAGTLIGAYLANMIPSDMLRRFLGVFMLLMMIPMLRSFIKRHKNQDEEVKKENSSKNEPIVLTRPRQFLASLFGVASGLLAGIFGISGTPPVSAGLYSLGLPAMTVVGTTVFVLIFNSLTGIGGYFLLGRLDITLIILLAGGAAVGAFIGPKLLKKINPQTFEKIYVPVILTISLVLGLAMILA; this is encoded by the coding sequence ATGATTGATTTAAGTCAAATTTTCATTCCCATCTTCGGATTTTTAATTGGACTTCTGGTCTCAACCCTGGGTGGTGGAGGAGGTGGACTGTACGTACCGGTTTTAACATTGGTATTTGGAATACCTACCCAGGTGGCAGTGGCCACTTCACTGGCATCGGTACTACCCACCACTACAGTAGGTGCCTTCAGCCACTACCGTGAAGGTAATGTCAACCTGCGAATTGGGATTATACTGGGGGCAGGTGGAGTTGCAGGCACACTCATTGGAGCATACCTGGCCAACATGATACCCTCGGACATGTTAAGAAGATTTTTAGGGGTGTTCATGCTTTTGATGATGATTCCTATGTTAAGAAGTTTCATTAAAAGGCATAAAAATCAGGATGAGGAAGTGAAAAAAGAGAACAGTTCCAAAAATGAGCCAATAGTTTTAACCAGACCCCGACAGTTTCTTGCTTCATTATTCGGAGTTGCATCTGGATTACTGGCCGGAATTTTCGGTATCAGTGGAACACCACCAGTCAGCGCGGGACTATACAGTTTAGGATTGCCCGCCATGACAGTGGTAGGTACCACGGTCTTTGTACTCATCTTCAACTCCCTCACTGGAATCGGAGGTTACTTCCTCCTGGGAAGATTGGATATTACCCTGATCATTCTCCTGGCCGGAGGAGCAGCAGTAGGTGCATTTATCGGACCAAAATTACTCAAAAAAATCAACCCCCAGACCTTTGAAAAGATTTATGTACCGGTGATCCTGACCATCAGCCTGGTACTGGGACTGGCTATGATACTGGCATAG
- the cofH gene encoding 5-amino-6-(D-ribitylamino)uracil--L-tyrosine 4-hydroxyphenyl transferase CofH, which yields MIEDIYERSLAGEITRDDALKLVNSNHFELFDTADQLRQEIVGDEVTFVANRNIDITDHCIIGCTFCSFRNNIGYELTTEEVLTSIKEAVDVNASEICLFGGVMPHMTVEYYCDLFEAIKENYEIMLHSMSPVEVFHAAKASEVSTQEALTSFNSAGLDSLTGASAEILVDSVRAKLCPNKVSTQEWTDIITEAHNLGIPSTSTIMYGSIETWEDRIEHLMILRDIQRETSGFTELVPMTFLGKNNIMGQQSNGASGLDDLKLHAIARIILGRDVPNIQASWIKIGTRMAQLALCCGANDLGGTMMEDLISIAAGSSHGEYLSREQMHATIEGIGRIPVERNTLYERVN from the coding sequence ATGATTGAAGACATTTACGAACGTTCTTTAGCTGGAGAGATCACCAGGGATGATGCACTGAAACTGGTAAACTCCAATCATTTTGAGTTATTCGACACTGCAGACCAGTTAAGACAGGAAATAGTGGGTGATGAAGTTACCTTTGTGGCCAACCGTAACATTGACATCACTGACCACTGTATCATTGGCTGTACATTCTGTTCCTTCAGAAATAATATAGGGTATGAACTAACCACTGAAGAAGTTTTAACCAGCATAAAAGAAGCCGTTGATGTAAATGCCAGTGAAATCTGTCTTTTCGGCGGGGTAATGCCTCACATGACTGTTGAATATTACTGCGATCTTTTTGAAGCAATTAAAGAAAATTATGAAATCATGCTTCACAGTATGTCTCCAGTGGAAGTTTTCCATGCTGCCAAGGCATCTGAAGTGAGCACACAAGAGGCACTGACTTCATTTAATAGTGCAGGACTGGATAGTTTAACTGGTGCTTCAGCTGAGATACTGGTGGATAGTGTACGGGCCAAACTCTGCCCTAATAAGGTTTCAACACAGGAATGGACCGATATCATTACTGAAGCTCACAATTTAGGTATTCCCAGCACATCAACCATTATGTATGGTAGTATAGAAACCTGGGAAGACCGTATAGAACACTTAATGATACTAAGGGATATTCAGCGTGAAACCAGTGGCTTCACTGAACTGGTACCCATGACCTTCCTGGGAAAAAATAATATCATGGGCCAGCAGTCCAATGGCGCCAGTGGTCTGGATGATTTGAAATTACATGCTATTGCCCGGATAATTCTGGGAAGGGATGTTCCCAATATCCAGGCATCATGGATTAAAATTGGTACCAGAATGGCACAGTTAGCACTCTGCTGTGGAGCCAATGACCTGGGCGGTACCATGATGGAGGATCTCATCTCCATTGCTGCTGGTTCATCTCATGGGGAATATTTATCCAGAGAACAAATGCATGCCACCATTGAAGGCATAGGACGTATCCCTGTGGAACGGAATACATTGTATGAAAGAGTGAACTAA
- the nudC gene encoding NAD(+) diphosphatase, which translates to MQRESIYKRYIPESTPNKKNTEKAYWFLFNSHEILVELNSNNQVVIPFSENLGKVKISPESIHYLGTFNGHPCYSGELENGNIAPEGMVFEDLRSLYDRVDEDIYLLAGRASQIVNWDRTHQYCGQCGTPTVTKDDEMAKICPVCGFISFTRLSPAVITAIIKDGKLLMALHTRTPGDMYGLIAGFVEPGETLTEAVQRETMEEVGLKVNNIKYFGSQPWPYPNSLMIAFTADYESGEIESDGKEIIDARWFSPDELPRVPSRISIAGELIQWYLENYG; encoded by the coding sequence ATGCAGCGGGAAAGTATTTACAAACGGTATATACCTGAATCCACACCCAATAAGAAAAATACTGAAAAAGCCTACTGGTTTCTTTTTAATTCCCATGAAATCCTGGTGGAACTTAACAGCAATAACCAGGTTGTGATTCCTTTTTCAGAGAATTTAGGTAAAGTTAAGATTTCACCAGAAAGCATTCATTACCTTGGTACCTTCAATGGTCATCCCTGTTATTCAGGGGAACTTGAAAATGGAAATATTGCCCCTGAGGGAATGGTTTTTGAGGATTTACGTTCACTGTATGACCGGGTCGATGAAGATATCTACCTTTTAGCAGGTAGAGCATCCCAAATTGTTAACTGGGACCGAACCCATCAATATTGCGGCCAATGTGGTACCCCTACAGTGACCAAAGATGATGAGATGGCTAAAATTTGCCCGGTGTGTGGTTTTATAAGTTTCACCCGTCTTTCACCGGCAGTGATCACCGCCATTATCAAGGATGGCAAACTGCTCATGGCATTGCACACCCGTACCCCGGGGGATATGTACGGACTCATTGCAGGTTTTGTGGAGCCAGGTGAAACCTTAACTGAAGCAGTGCAAAGGGAGACCATGGAAGAAGTGGGTTTAAAAGTGAATAACATAAAATATTTTGGAAGTCAACCCTGGCCCTATCCTAATTCCCTGATGATAGCTTTCACTGCAGATTATGAAAGTGGGGAAATAGAATCAGATGGTAAGGAAATAATCGATGCCCGGTGGTTCAGTCCAGATGAACTTCCCAGAGTACCCTCCAGGATAAGCATTGCCGGAGAGCTCATCCAATGGTATCTTGAAAATTACGGATGA
- a CDS encoding MBL fold metallo-hydrolase, producing MNIAPGIEILELSMKITGPETVVYPTLVWDEDTVILVDAGGPGSLKNIKNSMEKVGVPFEKLDKIIITHQDIDHIGGVKEIINELPGVEVLSHELDKPYIQGEKKLVRLNSRFMERINYLNPDEKEKVLEIFSNTQAKVNRTLSDGEKLDCCGGITVIHTPGHTPGHICLYCEASKTLIVGDAMNIADDKLTGPNPQILNDKDLEQAVKSLKKFEDLDVEYVITYHGGLYTGDFHSRIEEITGEV from the coding sequence ATGAATATTGCACCAGGAATAGAAATCTTAGAGTTATCAATGAAAATTACCGGGCCAGAAACCGTTGTTTACCCAACATTAGTATGGGATGAGGATACAGTGATACTGGTTGATGCCGGTGGACCTGGAAGCCTCAAAAATATAAAAAATTCCATGGAAAAAGTCGGTGTTCCCTTCGAAAAACTGGATAAAATCATAATCACCCACCAGGACATTGACCACATTGGTGGTGTAAAGGAAATCATCAATGAATTGCCAGGTGTGGAAGTTCTCTCCCATGAACTGGACAAACCATATATACAGGGTGAAAAGAAACTGGTGAGATTGAATTCCAGGTTCATGGAGCGTATAAACTATTTAAACCCTGATGAGAAGGAAAAAGTGCTGGAAATATTCTCCAACACACAGGCCAAAGTTAACCGAACCCTGAGTGATGGGGAAAAACTGGATTGCTGTGGCGGAATCACTGTAATACACACACCAGGCCATACACCGGGACACATATGCCTCTACTGTGAAGCAAGTAAAACCCTCATTGTGGGTGATGCAATGAACATTGCTGATGACAAGCTAACTGGACCTAATCCTCAGATTTTAAATGATAAAGATTTAGAACAAGCTGTTAAATCCCTTAAAAAATTTGAAGATCTTGATGTGGAATACGTGATAACCTACCATGGAGGCCTTTACACTGGTGATTTCCATTCCCGAATAGAAGAGATAACTGGAGAGGTTTAA
- a CDS encoding site-specific integrase has translation MSKNDDEVIENWFLIRNISSDTQEIYLMALKEYFQLTKKTPTVLLKEAKEENLSNIPLMERKVTINLLKYKKALIDNGKAPSTVYLYFSAIKSFYRAFQIILPEIKLDKGDIGLEKNMGKPLTRKDILKMLGVAPPRERALIYLMTLTGMGQQEARDLTIKKLLDSASSAIDVILRDVYALFSHEEQVLDEVLTLEITRKKVKYRHHTFLPPEATRELINYLKERCYGRNEKIRLENCNGRIFVNKQGGELSRDSIVTNFRRIGQEAGFQKDKGCYSFWRSHALRKYFISTIINKTAEKTIADYMAGHKISPQDRTYWRANPDDLKDHYLKALPFLSIDEAKVMDVKSLEFKTIMDDSKKKDDKIADLVRRVELMEERDKKKERLLDNEEFTKKHL, from the coding sequence ATGAGCAAGAATGATGATGAAGTTATTGAAAACTGGTTTCTTATTAGAAACATAAGTTCTGATACTCAAGAAATTTACCTTATGGCTTTAAAGGAATATTTCCAGCTCACGAAAAAGACACCTACTGTTTTACTTAAAGAAGCCAAAGAAGAGAATCTTTCTAATATTCCATTAATGGAAAGGAAAGTTACAATTAATCTTCTTAAATATAAGAAAGCACTAATTGACAATGGAAAAGCTCCAAGCACAGTTTATTTGTATTTTTCGGCTATAAAATCATTTTATAGAGCTTTCCAAATTATTTTACCTGAGATCAAACTTGATAAAGGTGATATTGGTCTTGAGAAGAATATGGGTAAACCTTTAACCCGTAAAGATATTCTTAAAATGCTGGGTGTAGCACCCCCCAGAGAAAGAGCGCTCATATATTTAATGACTCTTACTGGTATGGGTCAGCAGGAAGCTAGGGATCTTACTATTAAAAAACTTCTTGATTCTGCAAGTTCCGCTATTGATGTAATTCTGAGAGATGTTTATGCATTATTCTCCCATGAAGAACAAGTTCTTGATGAGGTTCTCACACTTGAAATCACAAGAAAAAAAGTAAAATACAGGCATCATACATTTTTACCTCCTGAAGCTACACGTGAACTGATTAATTATTTAAAAGAACGCTGTTATGGTAGAAATGAGAAAATACGTTTGGAAAATTGTAATGGGAGAATATTTGTAAATAAACAAGGTGGAGAACTTAGTAGGGACAGTATTGTCACTAATTTTAGGCGTATAGGTCAAGAAGCTGGTTTTCAAAAAGATAAGGGATGTTATAGTTTTTGGAGAAGCCATGCGTTAAGGAAATATTTTATCAGTACTATCATAAACAAAACAGCTGAAAAAACAATTGCTGATTACATGGCGGGTCACAAAATATCTCCTCAGGATCGGACTTACTGGCGGGCTAACCCTGATGATCTCAAAGATCACTACCTCAAAGCCCTACCATTTCTGAGTATTGATGAAGCAAAGGTAATGGATGTGAAAAGCCTGGAATTCAAAACAATTATGGATGATTCTAAGAAGAAAGATGATAAAATTGCTGATTTAGTGAGAAGGGTGGAACTAATGGAAGAAAGAGATAAAAAAAAGGAGCGATTACTTGATAATGAGGAATTCACTAAAAAACATCTTTGA